Proteins co-encoded in one Candidatus Bathyarchaeia archaeon genomic window:
- a CDS encoding RHS repeat-associated core domain-containing protein — translation MASFQYDNAGNRLQQVLNGVTTTYSYNMSNNELTRSTVSGISTDYRYDSDGNLISRTTGPNRWTYFWSLAGRLVSVSNNTGAQGFYAYDGFGRRVESKEAQSTVFYGYLGTETLADLGTGSENDYIYSAGLRVLRSAGSSSTTFFYHPDAIGSTRLITDPNKTVVFSDSYQPYGQDNGTPTGSDTYRFTGKPVSSTTGLYYEYQRWYDPSTGRFISQDPLGWNPWDSQSLNPYAYVGNQPTLLTDPTGAVYNCGSEEGCQVPGNALPGNEITPTTQTSHRRRRLRRQ, via the coding sequence GTGGCTTCGTTCCAGTATGATAACGCTGGAAACAGGCTTCAACAAGTTCTGAACGGGGTCACAACCACCTACAGCTACAACATGTCGAACAACGAACTCACCCGCTCAACTGTATCCGGAATCTCAACAGATTATCGTTACGATAGCGATGGTAATCTCATCTCCAGAACCACAGGACCTAATCGATGGACCTATTTTTGGAGTCTGGCAGGAAGACTCGTTAGCGTGAGCAACAACACTGGGGCCCAGGGCTTCTATGCCTACGATGGATTCGGTCGGCGCGTAGAATCCAAGGAGGCACAAAGTACAGTCTTCTACGGATATCTGGGAACAGAGACATTAGCAGATCTAGGAACCGGCTCGGAGAACGACTACATTTACTCCGCAGGACTACGAGTCCTCCGCAGTGCCGGGTCAAGCTCGACTACGTTCTTCTATCACCCGGATGCCATTGGAAGCACAAGGCTGATCACAGATCCGAACAAGACCGTCGTCTTCAGCGACAGTTACCAACCATATGGACAAGACAATGGGACACCCACCGGCTCAGACACGTACAGGTTCACGGGCAAACCCGTTAGCTCAACGACCGGCTTGTACTATGAGTATCAGCGCTGGTACGACCCGTCGACAGGACGATTCATCAGCCAGGACCCCTTGGGCTGGAACCCGTGGGACTCACAAAGCCTCAACCCATACGCCTACGTGGGGAACCAACCCACTCTGCTGACCGACCCTACCGGAGCCGTTTACAACTGCGGGTCTGAAGAAGGATGCCAGGTTCCTGGAAACGCTCTCCCAGGGAATGAGATAACACCCACAACACAGACGTCGCACCGGCGCCGCCGCCTGCGGAGGCAGTAA